GCCACTTTTTATTTATGTGTCCATagtacatgtttttttttttaaatttacatGTTAGACACGGACACATTTTTAAAAAAACATGACAAAGGATTAACATATCGTTCCTTTGACATCTGACTTAGGTTACAACTCCGGTTTTAACCCCAAACGCACCAAATCCAATATGGCCTttaatccatcttttgtattcccaTTGTGCAACAACGTTCCAACAAGACTTTGGCCCACATTCTTTTCAACGTGCATGAAGTCAATACAATGTTGGACATCATTATAACGCCAATATCTAAGTAGTCGATGTCATATATTGTACCTGCTCCAGTAAGTGGTTTCCCTACCTTCCTCTTCCTCAACTGAACAGTCGACTtcctttgatatttttctgatgcgcttcatctttccaccttttCCAGGTGTAGCCTGCACGTCTTCCAATTGAGTATTCTTCCCCTTATTTCCCCATGGATTCTTTTCCAGGGTTTGTTtgaggttttggagaatattccatgataccttacctatgaatggttagATCCATCGTTCTAACGAAGTTTCCGAGTTATAGTAATCAACTCCCGTCCAGGTTTCGAGCTCGAAGCCACTTTCTCGAAGTCGACAGAAAAGGGTTTGTTcgaggtttcagagaatatttcaTGAAATATTACCTATGaatggttagattcatcgttTTAACGAAGTTTTCGTGTTATAGTAGTCAACTTCCAGCCAGGTTTCGAGatcgaagccactttctttcctGAAGTTGCCTGaaaatggtttgtttaaggtttcggagaatattccgatagAATCGATACTGATCTTCTTGGTTTATAAtttgtatgccgttataccacatttgaagttcgaaccgACACTAAGCTTAAAATTTATCGATTTTAATTATGTATCCTGTTAAGTTCGAAGTCTGACCCCTCCAGGAGCTTATTGGTTCATTGTTTGTATGCCATTAtagcacatttgaagttcgaatcgacactgagcttcatagtTATCGGTTTCAATGATGTATCCTTCTAAGTTTGAAGTATGAACCCGCTCAGAGCTTCTtcgttcatagtttgtatgtcgttataccacatttaaaGTTCGAATCAGCACTGAGCTTCACATGTATCGATTTCGAcgatgtatcctgctaagttgGAAGTctgaaccctcccagagcttcttggttcatagtttgtatgttgtcataccacatttgaagttcgaatcaacacctaagcttcatatttatcgatttcgataatgtatcatgctaagtttgacgttagaaccctcccagagcttcgtggttcatagttttTATGCTTTTTGAGTCtaccagtgtgaactaaagcAACTTCATGACCTgcatgactagtcgaaattacttcataACCTAtgcgactagtcgaaattcaaaacggaagcacaaagagaaagcacaaaaacgcAAAGAGAAAGCACAGAGAAAACACATTTTTCTTGATCCGTATGATAGTTTTAAATCAAATCtttaccgtccaagtatttccaCAATCCGTATGACCATACCTAATCACAATCTTTACCGTCCAAAGActtttatataaatattttttctctttctcaCTTCACTTCCCTTTCCTCGTCTTCTCATTTGATCTAGTAATCTTCCGCCTCCATCCGGAAAAAAAACTAACCTAACCACCACCATTGAGTACCTTCTCAATCTCACTCTCTCAGTGAAAAACTTATTGATGTCGCAGATCAATAGAACTCTCTGTACAAAAACTTTAAATGATGTTTTTGAATCTCAAAGCATCTGTTGATTTTGTAGATATAGGGTTTCAGATTTCTTATTTTCTCCATCAAATCTCTTCAGGTCAATCTTCATCACCACAAACCGGAGAAATAAAGATGAACCCAACCCTCAAAAGTTCATCTGAaacctaaacaccaccaccacATCATCTCAACCTTCATCCCCTCGAGAAACCacaagcttcttcttcttctcccttcatcttcttcttcttcacagtcaGAAGTTGTGATTCACCAGCAACGAGGtaaaattgatggtttattttatcattttttccATCTCTTTACttgtagttttaatttaaatggtttgattctgatttgattttggtatttttttgtGATTTAAGggttttctgatgatgatgatgatgatgatgtaagaGTTATTAGAAGTTCAATTTGTTTATCTTAAAtgtttttttacttatttttgatcaattatattttagggtttttaatattGTGATGTATGTGTCTTGCAGATTGAAGTTCTAACATGAAAAAGTGAAATTCGAGAAGATCCATTTCAgattgattgaatataagatgggTTCAACCCATCCGTGTGGGATTGAAGATAAAATGGGTTTGATTGTTCCGGTGAAGGTGACAGATGTGATGTGGAAAATCtgaagaactagggtttgaattaAAAGATTATGATGATCCTAGTGGTGTTTTAGTCTGCAATGGTGTATGCTCTAAAACTTGTATGGACTGAATTATAGTAGCTGTAGATGATGGCTGAGCAGATACAAGCAGTTCAAGTTGGTGTTAGTGGTACTGCAATGTCTTCGTCTGTTTCTTCTGTGTTTGTGAAGTGCACTGCTACTGGAAACCTTTATTTGATGAGGTTGTAGTTAAAGAATATCATGTTTACATGTCTCAGTGAATGTGTTTGTTTAAATTCTCTTCTATGCAAGAGAAAGAATGCTTAGCTTTATGTGGTAATCAAGTATGGTAGATCGATATTCTCTTGGTGAAATCTAACATTTAAGTAGTCTAGCTTTATCTTTTGTTTAAAAAAGTCACGAATTAGCTTTTGTTTAGAAATGTACCCCTGCTTTTGTTTAAATAGTCTTGCTTGCATTTTCCATTAGTAAACTATGGTAAGATTCTTTCGTTACGTAACTATTCTTttttagcaattagcaggggtaCATATTTCCTTCATTCTCAAGGTATATAGGCTTGGTTATTGTTTTAGTCCACCACATAAAAATCTACTAAAGTTTTCCTAGTGTATCGAGTCACTAGATTAAGATTTTACTTGTTCGCTTGTCTCTTCTTGTATCTATGCTCTATTTAGTTTAAGTTGAGTTATAATTGAATTCCAAAAGAAAGTGATAATGCAGGTGAAAGTGATTCGCAGGAATATGATACAGATTTGGATGGGCAGAAAGAATCCGATGAAACTGGAACAGATTCAAGCCCACCTTCAACTCAAGATGAGAAAATGGATCTAGATGATTAAGAGTGGTATACATGTACAGAAATTACCAAATTTTCTTTCCACCAGGTTTTGTTTTCCTGAGATGGAAATCAAAAGTTATTTAGGCTGCAACAACCTCTTCGTCGGATGAAATTAGTTGCTGGATTGTGACTGCCGTCTCAAAGTTTTGATTTGAGGGTGAGATACATTTCTTTCTCTTGTAGATATACAAGCAGCTCTATAAATAAGGTATGTGTCCTCCTCTCAGTTGATGGATGAGTTCGTTCGTACCATAGAACGATTCCCTCGCTTGCAAGAACTTTGTTAAGCTATAGAAGCTTCACTGCAGGTATTGTTAATCTTTCGTTGGATTGTTTCTTCCTTTTGTGTTTCATAGATATGGATACAAAGTGTGCGAATGTCAATGATCTAAGTCCCTTGGGAGGCTAAGTTGGGCTGATTAATTAGGAGGCTTCTTATGTAAccttgttattttgttttatgaTGTAGATTCTTGGTTCTCCTACTCTGAGAGAGCCTCTAGCAAGGAAGTGGTTGCAAACCTTCCAACAATCATTGTGACAGAGGAAACCTTAACGAGGTTGAGCCTTGGTATAGAATGTGCTGTTTGCAGCGAGAACTTGGTTATAAATGACAAAATGCAGGAATCGCCTTGCAAGCACTTGTGTCACCCTCTCTGTTTGATGCCATGGATGGTAATTAGTCCTCTTTGATCACATTATAAACTTTAATTGATCCTCTTGTAAATTTTTTACTTAGGTGGTTTACCAGAATCTAAAATTTACTTTTATGTAATGGCAACAGGAAAAACATAACACATGCCCAGTTTGCAGACATGAACTTCCTACGGATAATCAAGCGTATGAGAGCtggaaagagagtgagaaagaggcTGAAAAAGCGTAAAGGGATGCATCAAATTATGTATGTTGAGACTCAATTAACTTTAGATAATAAACAAACTTGGGTCTTTGTATAGCAGTTTACCAAATTTTTAAAAGCAATTATAATAGATGTAGCAGAACCAATAATGGTGTTACTATCAGAGTTTACTCTTGTTTATATAAAATCTTAAGATTCGATAACTGTTGAGATCTTAGACTGGTTCAAGTGTTTGAATGCTGTCACATATTGAGACGTTTATCATATtgtgaataaaaattattttggttcaattctaattttagtcttgattaattttttatggatggttatttagGTGAGTTTTGCTACAAATAATAAAAGAGGGGGGCCAATAGGTCCCTGAAGATAAATTGAGCGATAAAAATTGCAATTTTTTCGAGTGACTAAAAGCTAATATTTGCCACGTTGAATACGTTTTGTGTAATTTTATAAAGGTTATCGCCATGGTTTGTGGTATcctatgtgtccaaaaggtgaacaatagctacattcaaaacacttgatgtgtctttcgaaaaaatttagccacggtgctacaaatttttagtagccataacttattaattggccatgtaaaatgtttatcatgtgtccaaaaatatggatggccatggtaccatagattaaacgtgactacaaatcatgtattagccatgttaaattatttttcgtgtgtccaaatgatagagatggccatggttgagaaaaattagtgtgactgcaactcatgaattggccatAATAAAATGAATTTcgcgtgtccaattgatgacaaaagccacggctataataaaattcacgtgactttaaggtaaactttagccacatataattaaaTTATGTGTCTATAAAGATCCTATGGccatggtgatagtgaaaatgcttaactacaaaaaaaatattgagtaccatatagacacggttttagagttatggccatggtaaatcatattttatagccactcaaagtttatgtagccatagggatacctttttgtctcggcacctgatgccacatttttggagtgaaaaaaatccatgaccaaaagcctatggacacggtgattaagtgtggccaatgtaaagatttgtactagtgtaaacctatagttcacctagttccgtctgtattcccacgcctccaacttataaataagtcacgtacttggaacaattccttttgttcgtattccaaacagtaaaggaacaacaaatctgtttggtatcaactctattcaaccaagtgatatgattcagacaaaggctcttccgtttatttaacataaactccttcgtcaggtccttagatctatcttatgttcaattatcgaagtaatcgtttaagattaatccaacaacacttttttaatccaaaaaattgtgttgatgccgatttaCTCAATTAACCCATCCAATCTagcacaaggataaaccgattattaattggatcctattttaccaaatcaagtattgtgcacaccaaatattataaaacccaagtcagatcttcaatatcttctttgtcttcaaagcttcttaaatcttctataaaaacttgcacacaatcacttgaatctcttgtgatcaatcacgtataaaatggagtctgttaacaatggattatcacaagatcgtctttagaactcacaacagtctaaagatccctgtcgaaactctgaactagtttgagtaaatcttatatcagaagagaagattctcaagaataaacaaactaggtgcaatcatatttcaaccaccgttagtcaatcaaatcaatcgtaaacaaaagataaaccgcaattatctagtttcccaccaacggtacacgctagagcttctcaatcccaaagaagactttaaactgagcgaccgtaagatatttcgcctaattaggttactctcctctccgaataggcggctacaccagtaacaacaacaaaagaggaagtcggttgttacgaaggattagtttgctagaaaggaaaacttcaagtatttatagacaaggaagtttggacaccaaggaatttccaaaaccgaaaatattctcaagttattctttaaagcaaaaatttggttttcataattcctggaaacgctctgtccaaaaataatgatcaaaatctctcgggaaatctaattagtaaatgcacattactaattatggaagttccctacaaaatgaaattaataaccttaattaaaagattcttaacttacttatgttttgatcatgggattctcttcccttagacgttaaggaatatctttgaacaattaaagaaataaacattcacaacacatgttcaaagtatgtcgacatccttactttgtaagttctctttcacacttacaaccttgaaaccgattttccatgcttccaaacaagtttaaaaatggttcatctgactttaaagaactatgtgatttatcaaaccaacattcaatcacaatcatgggtttaacagttctaccaaaacaagtttcggttctacctccatgtgagtactgtgcataatcacactagctttccaaaattcgattgactaggtactaggatcggttctcaacatatatatggtatctaacttatatgtgttgcacatgtccatatgatcggttcccctttgcctaaaaacgtgttgcacatgtccataggatcgattcccctttctgctataaaccttgatgcaccctatacaaggatcggttcccctttgtgatgtactgcacctcttactaggatcggttcccctttcccatatttggtcagtcaaaacacaaactcgatcataccatctcaggtgattacttaagatcggtttcgctaataaaagtcataccaatacataagtcaggcctttgtgaatagttctaccaagaacacaaaaaagTTGTGAgcgggaagagaatctgaaaatacttctgaaactggagctctttCAGTTTGGATAGAAGTAGACGGTATAGCAGACTtttctgaacatccttgaatgtagattttactcaagagatgtctaatttctaaagcatcctttttaagttttgcctcaagtaagatatgagttgatcgaacttcaggattttccttataagaagccttttcaattgagccacagtcttttactacaccaagaaggacattgacatgtttttttaACTGTTTGAATCTATCAACTTGAAttttaacaagatttagaattagtTTACTCTCTCTAGCCGTTTTCTGTTGAAAAACAGAGTCAGATTCATTAAgaaaacacatgtcagtgttagtctgtttcatttgaacactaggttcgtctataacaGATATTGAGGGATCTTTCTCTTTAACAGACTTACTAGAAACATagtctttatttctggtgacgcgtttatcagagatagtacctttgtccatagagtcagattgccacaaacacagacttttgaggtcttgaacgtgtttgcctgctctgataccaattgaaaatgcgggggtctaataacctcacccaatatttcgattagcaatctgtatggactaactcgaatatacttttaagagaatcaactagacagtcaaacttaatcttaataaaaagtatatcaaagagttaatatctctacctctcgatttgatctatactcaagcaaatagaaatctgcgagtctttatcaaatataagagatataaacttggatggtaccaaagaccaatatccaaggatcaatcaatttctaatcaacaaccaaaggttggatttcacaattgatcgatacaacacacaacctgtgatatttcaattatataacaaaatataatgcggaatagaaataacacagacaccagaagttttgttaacgaggaaaccgcaaatgcagaaaaaccccgggacctagtccagattgaacaccacattgtattaagacgttacagacactagcctactataatctaacttcggtctggactgtagttgaaccctaatcaatctcacactgaatcaaggtacagttcctctccttgcgtctctgatcccagcaggatactacgcacttgattcccttagctgatctcacccacaaccaagagtttctacgacccaaagtcgaagactttaataaacaaatctgtatcacacagaaaagtctacgataatagataaatctgtctcccacatataaacctacgagttcgtcttttgataaaatcaaggtgaacaagaactaattgataacccggacttatattcccgaagaacagcctagaattatcaataatcttaatcgtatggtagcgaaacaagatattgcggaatcacaaacgatgagacggagatgtttgtgatttctttttatctttccctatcagagatataatctcaagccaatctttcaattgaactcgtacgatagaaaatggaaagatcacatcgctcaactacaagagaagtagtttcgtctggcttcacattcccaaggaagtctttaagtcgttaacctacagggtctcgagaagaaacctaaggttaaaggagaatcaactctagctaaaccaactagtatcacacaagaggtgtggggattagtttttccagttgctagagttctcctttatatagttttcaaatcagggtttgcaatcaatgttagcttagtaacaaagcattcaatattcaccgttagatgaaaacctgatctaaccaagctaatatctttcaaccgtgagatcgaaacttagcttgtcacacacaaatgaaatgtatttcatttaggtttgagtaaccttacctaaacgtgtacacttagttggttcacaaatagttaaccaatggttatccatatgagcactttcatattaaccgtattcatctttctcataactagttcaaatgacttcaagagaactagttgaagagttgttcaattgcttaggtctttatgcatagacacaattgaaacaaaatcggtttgattcatttgaatcaattcatgaacaatatagccacggtttgcaaagattgcattccttataatttattgtttaagttcatgacctaccgatttgagaaataaccagcttgggtacgcgtacgggtatgcgtaccttagctactggatttgagtttccaaactcaacagaatttttcgggaggaaaagttccgccagtacgggtacgcatacccaacctgtctcctttaccaatactgtatgcacacatatgcacacacttggtttccggcacatggatttatacactaatgtgcgaacacactatatatgcttatatccatagatggtaatctcaactccacatttcaatcattgaaacattcttctataatgttataacagtcgttattcacaattatcgtcatcaaagctattttaaagattgaaacgtcatcatgactttcgtcacggataaagatgaaaaatggttaaagcgaaatcttaccaacacatatttcgataaatagatagacgAATAAACTCgactcgtctgagcaaatattgtaaattcgatgaattgttgaatattgaattTAATCAATATTCGAcggtaaattactgaatattgatagttacatcaatattcgagcatttgagcaattattgctcattcgacaaattactgaatgttgatagttggatcaagattcgagcaactgagcaagtattgctcaattcgataaatcactgaatattgatagttggatcaatatttgagcaattgagcaagtattgctcgattcgataaattactgaatattggcagttggattaatattcgagcaattAAGCACGTATTGCTCgatttgataaattactgaatattgacagttggatcaatattcgagcaattgagcaagtattgctcattagatgaattattggtaacgtgaccgaataaaatattaattaaaatattggtagcctaccaaatattatgtacttaatccagatgttgattgctgggtcaacataaatttattagtgtttgaaattgctcaaaatcatgatttgcggagcatttgttcgaaaccctaattttgatcaattgttcatcaattgatgatttcTTGAAAATAGGCCACTGAGTGTAGGagtgaccggctacatgggatgatggacgaccatgtcgcgcccaagtgctcgagtgagcgtgcaccaaagtcctttgttgactggttggtgaaagaatgattaaatgctggtttaatcacttattagaatagtgctcgtctgagcattagatgATGAAACCTAACTATGGAAatgtgagggaccggccaagggaGTATAGAACCGACCCTTGgt
This DNA window, taken from Papaver somniferum cultivar HN1 chromosome 3, ASM357369v1, whole genome shotgun sequence, encodes the following:
- the LOC113359924 gene encoding E3 ubiquitin-protein ligase AIP2-like, coding for MAEQIQAVQVGVSGTAMSSSVSSVFVKCTATGNLYLMRTIPSLARTLLSYRSFTAGGFLCNLVILFYDVDSWFSYSERASSKEVVANLPTIIVTEETLTRLSLGIECAVCSENLVINDKMQESPCKHLCHPLCLMPWMEKHNTCPVCRHELPTDNQAYESWKESEKEAEKA